A single genomic interval of Aedes aegypti strain LVP_AGWG chromosome 1, AaegL5.0 Primary Assembly, whole genome shotgun sequence harbors:
- the LOC5568723 gene encoding BTB/POZ domain-containing protein 7, producing MNLGLWGCLVPCGLQYWCESKSDTCITEMGATASTDCPGAGGPGGIPGLTGAITTAAGATTTTPLTAGGIGGSGAGMLGAYGPVGGPPVIVRERRKKVTGFATLKKKLIRRRRSSKACDHGRVLREFVSSWSPMELSALLEEYESLAALKDLSVQAELARPPATTFKQDLASLYDYKHCTDCDLVFRGTVFPVHRALLSARCPYFRDLLAGCPGYGARICLELRSSPVDVPMFSSLLRYLYTGDLCTHDPTIDVSLLRRLGEDFGTPNPLENDLRYLLETGDYADAAIVFTSEGGDYHRPDSGSSEYGFRPKLELPCHKAILSARSPFFKNMIQRRTRNINEEHQLHGTDRSLHVPTRIVLDETVIPKRYARVLLHAIYLDTVDLSLILRGNGCGNGAGSLGEVQALTHTGRTRPSPLEEAMELYQIGRFLELDILAQGCEDLILEWLTLDTLATVLRWGGQPHGSAWVYRQACHYLREEFSAIVGSPVLFQLDKSQLIEALQNNFLQASELEVLQAVLKWGEQELIRRMEDREPNLLSHTAHSVTRKGIKKRDLSDVELREILSELLPHVRMDHVLPPSNEILNQAIRRGLVSTPPSHMIGDDRESLRINAWIRGGKNHGLFVRPRLFMPYYEEVKVLLEDHIASQQIEMLRMRRSRHMPDIPDTLYMVSRLNSNTSGNMGGGGTSGVDVVAAAAASIPAPDPSAMEAMQKREQKLRQAPSCQRALTLPLSSRNEINRQIRLRVVREFNFPDEVAELLENSNCYCLDADGSTPKAQGDDIHASNHSLDDDTTPPPSPALPSDIIPQNVACFGRNMTFPRQQPQPPPQVIAHGAGGGGGDMGGGVGGRLHHPSGGMLGPSSSIIGTHRRQELPSLIPGGDVVAYRLSAPAGDHSGEAGACSEGHLSDIMPDVAMATASMGQLQLGDMPESLHLDLGDGPSHMIGAAGSLGLHNLPHHRIATPSPSNFHHYMTRSHPPSGSLSSSGVGGGHGEGAAERGMMGGGRLPSSLGGSSQSGQPGVSAASAAAAGSSSSYSQRSNSPYTLHRASPGLPHSSYHTGPRL from the exons ATGAATCTCGGTCTATGGGGATGCTTGGTGCCCTGTGGACTGCAATACTGGTGCGAGAGTAAAAGCGATACATGCATTACGGAGATGGGGGCGACGGCATCAACTGATTGTCCCGGTGCCGGAGGTCCCGGCGGAATTCCGGGCCTGACCGGTGCTATCACGACTGCGGCTGGTGCTACGACTACGACACCTCTCACAGCCGGTGGCATTGGTGGCTCAGGTGCTGGGATGCTGGGAGCGTACGGACCCGTTGGTGGACCACCCGTTATCGTACGGGAGCGGCGGAAGAAGGTCACCGGGTTTGCCACACTGAAGAAGAAACTTATTCGACGGAGACGATCGTCGAAAGCATGCGATCATGGCCGGGTGCTGCGGGAATTCGTGTCCAGCTGGAGTCCGATGGAACTGTCGGCACTGTTGGAAGAGTACGAATCGCTGGCAGCACTGAAGGACCTTTCGGTTCAGGCTGAGCTGGCACGGCCACCGGCAACCACGTTCAAACAGGATCTCGCCAGTTTGTACGACTACAAACATTGCACCGACTGTGATCTAGTGTTCCGGGGAACCGTCTTCCCGGTTCACCGTGCACTACTATCCGCACGTTGTCCGTACTTCCGGGACCTGCTAGCCGGCTGCCCGGGCTACGGTGCCCGAATCTGTTTGGAATTACGCTCCTCGCCGGTGGACGTTCCAATGTTTTCGTCGCTGCTAAGATATCTGTATACAGGAGATTTATGTACACACGATCCGACCATAGATGTAAGTCTGCTACGTAGATTAGGAGAAGATTTCGGCACACCGAATCCGCTAGAAAATGACCTGCGCTACCTGCTCGAAACCGGGGACTACGCAGATGCCGCCATAGTGTTCACCTCCGAGGGTGGCGACTACCATCGGCCCGATTCTGGCAGCTCGGAGTACGGTTTTCGACCGAAGCTAGAACTACCTTGCCATAAGGCGATCCTCAGTGCACGATCACCATTCTTCAAGAATATGATCCAGCGACGGACCCGTAACATTAACGAAGAACACCAACTTCATGGCACAGACCGATCGTTACATGTTCCGACACGCATCGTGCTGGATGAAACCGTAATTCCGAAACGTTACGCTCGTGTTCTACTGCACGCGATCTACCTGGACACCGTGGATCTATCGTTGATCTTACGCGGAAATGGATGCGGCAACGGAGCAGGAAGTCTCGGAGAGGTGCAAGCTCTTACCCACACAGGGAGAACCAGGCCGTCACCTTTGGAAGAAGCCATGGAGCTGTATCAAATCGGACGCTTCCTCGAACTGGACATTCTGGCACAAGGCTGTGAAGATCTGATCCTTGAATGGCTAACTTTGGATACGCTAGCTACGGTTTTACGATGGGGTGGGCAACCACACGGGTCTGCCTGGGTTTATCGCCAAGCTTGCCACTACTTGCGCGAAGAGTTCTCGGCTATTGTCGGATCTCCGGTGCTCTTCCAGCTTGATAAATCTCAGCTGATAgaagcacttcaaaacaacttCCTTCAGGCATCAGAGCTGGAGGTGCTGCAGGCTGTTTTGAAGTGGGGCGAGCAGGAGCTGATCCGACGGATGGAAGATCGGGAGCCAAATTTGCTTAGTCACACTGCACACTCGGTTACCCGGAAGGGAATCAAAAAGCGTGATTTGAGCGACGTAGAGTTGAGGGAAATTCTATCGGAGTTACTGCCGCATGTTCGAATGGACCACGTACTGCCACCGAGCAACGAGATATTGAACCAAGCAATCCGACGGGGTTTGGTTAGCACTCCACCATCGCACATGATCGGAGACGATCGTGAGAGTCTGAGGATCAATGCGTGGATTCGCGGTGGAAAGAACCATGGTTTGTTTGTACGACCTCGGCTGTTCATGCCGTACTATGAGGAGGTTAAGGTGCTGCTTGAGGATCACATTGCGTCGCAACAGATCGAAATGTTGCGCATGCGACGATCGCGCCACATGCCGGACATTCCGGACACGTTGTACATGGTGTCTCGACTTAATAGTAACACTAGTGGGAACATGGGTGGCGGAGGCACGTCAGGTGTGGATGTTGTTGCGGCAGCGGCCGCTTCGATTCCAGCACCAGATCCAAGCGCCATGGAAGCTATGCAAAAGAGGGAACAAAAGCTTAGGCAAGCACCTAGCTGTCAACGAGCGTTGACGCTTCCGCTGTCAAGCCGGAACGAAATCAATCGTCAGATCAGGTTGCGGGTTGTTCGGGAATTCAATTTTCCGGATGAGGTGGCAGAGTTGTTGGAGAACTCCAATTGCTACTGCCTGGACGCAGATGGCTCCACACCGAAAGCTCAGGGCGACGATATCCATGCGAGCAATCATTCATTGGACGATGACACAACTCCGCCCCCTTCGCCGGCACTGCCAAGTGATATTATTCCACAAAACGTTGCCTGCTTTGGGCGCAACATGACATTCCCCCGGCAACAACCTCAACCACCACCACAAGTGATCGCGCATGGGGctggaggaggaggaggagatATGGGAGGTGGAGTTGGAGGACGACTACATCATCCCTCGGGTGGTATGTTAGGACCGAGTTCAAGTATTATAGGTACCCATCGACGCCAAGAACTGCCATCGTTGATCCCCGGAGGGGATGTAGTTGCTTATAGGCTGTCAGCACCGGCCGGAGATCATTCCGGGGAGGCCGGAGCCTGTTCGGAGGGACATCTTTCGGATATAATGCCGGACGTGGCCATGGCGACGGCATCTATGGGACAGTTGCAACTTGGAGACATGCCCGAGAGTCTTCATCTAGATCTGGGCGATGGACCAAGTCACATGATCGGAGCAGCAGGATCTCTAGGATTACATAATCTTCCG CATCATCGAATAGCGACACCTTCGCCGAGCAATTTCCATCACTACATGACCCGGAGCCATCCTCCGTCCGGTTCACTGAGTAGTAGTGGTGTCGGTGGCGGCCACGGGGAAGGCGCAGCGGAACGTGGCATGATGGGTGGTGGAAGGCTACCCAGTTCCCTCGGTGGATCCTCCCAGTCGGGTCAGCCGGGAGTATCAGCTGCTTCGGCGGCAGCAGCCGGGTCTTCGTCGTCATACTCGCAGCGGTCCAACTCACCGTACACCTTACACCGAGCGAGTCCGGGCCTGCCGCATAGCTCATATCACACCGGCCCCCGATTATAG